The following are encoded together in the Brassica napus cultivar Da-Ae chromosome A9, Da-Ae, whole genome shotgun sequence genome:
- the LOC106370777 gene encoding egg cell-secreted protein 1.5-like, producing MSPNTTSKRSLLTFLTLSYLLSTVHIITVAEARNMQTMTVAAEHSGSGNLVDCWNAALELKSCTDEIVKFFMSRNGTAEPGVTGGIDKDCCGAIGLIGKECWSVMFTSLGLTTMEGNMLREYCDFEAEKLVFSPSPSPAPEALALSPVEITYPGLD from the coding sequence ATGTCCCCAAACACTACTTCAAAGCGTTCTCTTCTCACATTTCTAACACTTTCGTATCTCTTATCGACTGTCCACATCATCACCGTGGCTGAGGCAAGGAACATGCAAACCATGACGGTAGCTGCTGAGCATTCCGGCTCCGGAAACCTAGTTGATTGTTGGAACGCGGCGTTAGAGCTCAAGTCTTGCACCGACGAGATCGTCAAGTTCTTCATGAGCCGTAACGGTACGGCTGAACCGGGTGTAACCGGTGGTATTGATAAAGATTGTTGTGGAGCCATTGGGTTGATAGGGAAGGAGTGTTGGTCCGTTATGTTTACTTCTCTAGGGCTTACGACTATGGAAGGGAATATGCTTAGAGAGTATTGTGATTTTGAGGCGGAGAAGCTGGTATTTTCACCGTCACCGTCTCCAGCGCCGGAAGCTCTGGCTTTGTCTCCGGTTGAAATTACGTACCCGGGACTTGATTAG
- the LOC106371730 gene encoding cellulose synthase A catalytic subunit 6 [UDP-forming]-like (The RefSeq protein has 4 substitutions compared to this genomic sequence), which translates to MNTGGRLIAGSHNRNEFVLINADESARIRSVQELRGQTCEICRDEVELTVDGEPFVACNECAFPVCRPCYEYERREGNQACPQCKTRYKRLKGSPRVENDEEEDDIDDIDNEFDYMNNGGIGFDQVSEGMSVSRRHSGFPQSDLDSAPPGSQIPLLTYGDEDIEISSDRHALIVPPSLSGHSHRGHPASLSDPTIAAHPRPMVPQKDLAVYGYGSVAWKDRMEEWKRKQNEKLQVVKHEGDPDFEDGDDIPMMDEGRQPLSRKIPIKSSKINPYRMLIVLRLVILGLFFHYRILHPVKDAYALWLISVICEIWFAVSWVLDQFPKWYPIERETYLDRLSLRYEKEGKPSELSAVDVFVSTVDPLKEPPLITANTVLSILAVDYPVDRVACYVSDDGAAMLTFEALSETAEFARKWVPFCKKYCIEPRAPEWYFCHKMDYLKNKVHPAFVRERRAMKRDYEEFKVKINALVATAQKVPEEGWTMQDGTPWPGNSTRDHPGMIQVFLGSDGVRDVENNELPRLVYVSREKRPGFDHHKKAGAMNSLIRVSGVLSNAPYLLNVDCDHYINNCKALREAMCFMMDPQSGKKICYVQFPQRFDGIDRHDRYSNRNVVFFDINMKGLDGLQGPIYVGTGCVFRRQALYGFDAPKKKKAPRKTCNCWPKWCFLCCGSRKNRKAKTAAADKKKKSREASKQIHALENIEEGRVTTKGSNVELSTEAMQLKLEKKFGQSPVFVASARMENGGMARNASPACLLKEAIQVISCGYEDKTEWGKEIGWIYGSVTEDILTGFKMHSHGWRSVYCTPKLPAFKGSAPINLSDRLHQVLRWALGSVEIFLSRHCPIWYGYGGGLKWLERLSYINSVVYPWTSLPLIVYCSLPAICLLTGKFIVPEISNYASILFMALFSSIAVTGILEMQWGKVGIDDWWRNEQFWVIGGVSAHLFALFQGLLKVLAGVDTNFTVTSKAADDGEFSDLYLFKWTSLLIPPTTLLIINVIGIVVGISDAISNGYDSWGPLFGRLFFALWVVIHLYPFLKGLLGKQDRMPTIIVVWSILLASILTLLWVRVNPFVAKGGPILEICGLDCL; encoded by the exons ATGAATACCGGTGGTCGGTTAATCGCCGGTTCTCACAACAGAAACGAGTTTGTTCTGATTAATGCCGACGAGAGTGCCAGA ATAAGATCAGTGCAAGAGCTGAGAGGACAGACATGTGAAATCTGCAGAGACGAGGTCGAATTGACCGTCGATGGAGAACCATTCGTGGCCTGTAACGAGTGTGCATTCCCTGTTTGCAGACCTTGCTACGAGTACGAAAGAAGAGAAGGCAATCAAGCTTGTCCTCAGTGCAAAACCCGTTACAAAAGGCTTAAAG GAAGTCCAAGAGTTGAGAAtgatgaggaggaagatgaCATTGATGATATAGACAATGAGTTTGATTACATGAACAATGGTGGGATTGGATTTGATCAGGTCTCTGAAGGTATGTCTGTCTCTCGTCGCCACTCTGGCTTCCCGCAGTCTGATTTGGATTCAGCTCCTCCTGGCTCTCAGATCCCATTGCTGACTTATGGTGACGAG GACATTGAGATCTCTTCAGACAGACATGCGCTTATTGTTCCTCCTTCACTTAGTGGTCAGAGCCATAGAGGTCACCCGGCTTCTCTCTCTGATCCAACCATTGCTG CACATCCAAGACCTATGGTACCTCAGAAAGATCTTGCGGTTTACGGTTATGGAAGTGTGGCTTGGAAAGATCGTATGGAGGAGTGGAAAAGAAAGCAGAATGAGAAACTTCAGGTGGTTAAACATGAAGGTGATCCTGATTTTGAAGATGGTGATGACATCCCAAT GATGGATGAGGGAAGGCAGCCATTGTCTAGGAAGATACCAATCAAATCAAGCAAGATAAATCCTTATAGGATGTTGATTGTTCTACGTCTTGTGATTCTTGGTCTCTTCTTTCACTACCGTATTCTTCACCCGGTTAAAGATGCATATGCACTGTGGCTTATATCTGTTATTTGTGAGATATGGTTTGCTGTTTCATGGGTTCTTGATCAGTTCCCTAAGTGGTACCCTATAGAACGAGAAACATACTTGGACCGTCTCTCATTAAG atATGAGAAAGAAGGGAAGCCATCAGAACTATCAGCTGTGGATGTATTTGTCAGTACAGTGGATCCGTTGAAAGAGCCTCCGCTTATTACAGCAAACACTGTCTTGTCTATTCTTGCGGTTGATTATCCTGTTGATAGAGTTGCTTGCTATGTATCTGATGATGGTGCTGCCATGCTTACTTTCGAAGCTCTTTCCGAGACTGCTGAATTTGCGAGGAAATGGGTTCCTTTCTGTAAGAAGTATTGTATTGAGCCTCGTGCTCCTGAGTGGTACTTTTGCCATAAGATGGATTACTTGAAGAACAAAGTCCATCCTGCATTTGTCAGGGAAAGGCGAGCCATGAAG AGAGATTATGAAGAATTCAAAGTGAAGATCAATGCTTTAGTAGCAACGGCACAGAAGGTGCCTGAGGAAGGTTGGACTATGCAAGACGGTACACCTTGGCCTGGTAATAGTACAAGAGATCATCCCGGTATGATCCAG GTTTTCCTTGGAAGTGATGGTGTTCGTGATGTGGAGAACAACGAGCTGCCTCGTTTGGTTTATGTCTCTCGTGAGAAGAGACCTGGATTTGATCACCACAAGAAGGCTGGAGCTATGAATTCTCTT ATACGAGTCTCAGGGGTTCTATCAAACGCTCCTTATCTTCTCAACGTTGATTGTGATCACTACATCAACAACAGCAAAGCTCTTAGAGAAGCAATGTGTTTCATGATGGATCCTCAGTCAGGAAAAAAAATCTGTTACGTTCAGTTCCCTCAAAGATTCGATGGGATTGATAGGCACGATCGATACTCAAATCGCAATGTTGTCTTCTTCGAT ATTAACATGAAGGGTTTGGATGGGTTACAAGGACCTATATACGTTGGGACAGGTTGTGTGTTCAGGAGACAAGCACTTTACGGGTTTGATgcaccgaagaagaagaaggctccACGTAAGACATGTAACTGCTGGCCAAAATGGTGTTTCCTCTGCTGTGGTTCGAGAAAGAACCGAAAAGCAAAGACAGCAGCTGctgataagaagaagaagaacagggAAGCTTCTAAGCAGATCCATGCGTTAGAAAATATTGAAGAAGGTCGCGTCACTACTAAAG gGTCTAATGTAGAACTATCAACCGAGGCGATGCAATTGAAGCTGGAGAAGAAGTTTGGACAGAGTCCTGTCTTTGTTGCGTCTGCTCGTATGGAGAATGGTGGGATGGCTCGGAACGCGAGTCCAGCTTGTCTGCTTAAGGAAGCTATCCAAGTCATTAGCTGTGGGTATGAAGATAAAACCGAGTGGGGAAAAGAG ATTGGGTGGATCTACGGTTCTGTTACGGAAGATATTCTCACTGGTTTCAAGATGCATTCTCATGGTTGGAGGTCTGTTTACTGCACACCTAAGTTACCAGCTTTCAAAGGAtcagctcccatcaatctttcaGACCGTCTTCATCAAGTTCTTAGATGGGCTCTTGGGTCTGTTGAGATTTTCTTGAGTAGGCATTGTCCTATTTGGTATGGCTATGGAGGTGGTTTGAAATGGCTTGAGCGGTTGTCTTACATTAACTCTGTGGTTTATCCATGGACCTCCCTTCCCCTCATTGTCTACTGTTCTCTCCCAGCCATCTGTCTTCTCACAGGCAAATTTATCGTTCCTGAG ATAAGCAACTATGCGAGTATCCTCTTCATGGCACTCTTCTCGTCCATTGCAGTAACTGGTGTTCTCGAGATGCAATGGGGCAAAGTTGGGATCGATGACTGGTGGAGAAATGAACAGTTTTGGGTCATTGGAGGTGTCTCTGCTCATCTGTTTGCTCTCTTCCAAGGTCTTCTCAAGGTTCTTGCTGGTGTGGACACTAACTTCACGGTCACGTCAAAAGCAGCTGATGACGGAGAGTTCTCAGACCTTTACCTCTTCAAATGGACTTCACTTCTCATCCCTCCCACGACTCTTCTCATCATAAACGTCATTGGAATCGTAGTTGGAATCTCTGATGCTATAAGCAATGGATATGACTCATGGGGACCGCTTTTTGGAAGACTGTTCTTTGCACTTTGGGTGGTTATTCATCTTTACCCTTTCCTTAAAGGTTTGCTTGGGAAGCAAGATAGAATGCCGACCATTATTGTCGTCTGGTCCATCCTCCTGGCTTCTATTCTTACACTTCTTTGGGTAAGGGTTAACCCGTTTGTGGCTAAAGGTGGTCCTATTCTCGAGATATGTGGTTTGGACTGCTTGTGA